The Amblyomma americanum isolate KBUSLIRL-KWMA chromosome 2, ASM5285725v1, whole genome shotgun sequence genome contains the following window.
CCACGCTGGTGGCGCTGTGcctgctgcggcggctgctgcgttgCGGTCGCCGCGCGTGAGGAGGAGGCGGCGCCTGCGCGTAAGGCATGGCGTAAGGTCTCATCAAGTAGGGGCACTTCTACGGTCACGCGAGTGTCGATTCTTACGAATGCGCGCACAAAACCGTCGTCTCCGAACTAGGGCGCGTAATAGCTCACTCGCGAGTCCACGGACATGACCGAAAGTACTGTTATGTGAAACAAGGTTTCCGTGAAATTCAAAGAATGCAATCGATCGGCCTCGTTTTGCAGTGCAAGAAACATATGTATTATTGCGTCTCGGATCTCCTGTAAGGTTTTCGCATGACTACAATCTTCAGATTTCCTAGATTGTAGACGGCAATAAGCGAAAGTAAAGCAGCGGAGGTGGCACAGtagccgcgcgcgcgcgcgtcccgCTTGAGCGTCGTCTGCTCTGTAAGTGGCGTTCCGCGCATCCCCAATCCTCGTGGACGCCACCGCGCATGTAATCTGGGGTGGTCTGTAGAGCGCTGGACATGCGCATGGTAATATTTATACACATGCTTATGCGCGCTGCTCCCATTAATTGTAAACAAAATGCATGCGCATAGTTCAAGAAAAGCGCCACGGCACGACAGAGCGATGGAATAATAATCATAATTTTTATTTAGCGTTCTTTGCGAGTGGCCCAGGCACACATGGGTAGCAAAAGGTTGAGTGCACTATTTCACAGCAGCAGTCGCTTTTATACGCAGgtttacagtgaactagaataggtattctagttcactatacgcAGGTTCTTCTGGGGTTCCCCGCATGCCGCGCGAGCAGACGACAATTAAAAGCGGCTTCGAAGGCCAAGCAGTTTCGTAGCTATAAGCCGCTTCGTTGGCTTCGTGCTGACGTCGCTGACGTGGTGGTGCGAGGCCGAACGTCGACGAGGCGAAAACGTAGTCATGAAGCTAAACCGAAAGCGACGCGTAGGAATCTGTAGATGTATATCGATTGCCCAAGGCCGTGGTCGACGGCGGATACCAGCTGGAACACACATCCGCGGGTGGTCGCTCCCAACTTAGTGCGTAGGCAGGATGTGAACGtgctaaagaaaaaaatacttgtAGCCAATGCACGCATGTAAGTACAGATGCCGGTGATATGTAGGGGAACAAGTGAACGCGGGCCGGCCGATGGCTCTTCTGGAAACCGGAGACACGCCCCTTTGCGCTTTCGCGTTGCCTGCCATGGAAATTAGGAGGTATTGCAGTGTGCGCCGTAAATGCTCATTCGAAACGCAGCGAAGATTTTAAAATTCTAGAAATTGTTCGAAACAGTTAAAGCTCTTAAAATTGGATGCTCATTCCGCCGCAAGATATGCTCAGAACGATATTCAGAACGCTCGAGTCTAGTTCAATGCTTTAACGAACTTCATAACGTTCATATAACTTCACAAGCCATCGGTTCCCAAGATTTCAAGGTCATTCTGCGGACAATTTGTGCGCAAGAAATAAGCGCATGAAATAAGGAAGCTCAGGTGTGAATGAAGCTTAGCCATGTACAGTCGGAAATAGATTTTTCCAAGTGTGCCTTACCACATCTCTAAGTAAGCTTATGGGGTGCTCTGCACAAGGCTATATACCTGTGTCCTCTAGTACACTAAAATTAGTTGAGTGGCACACCGTCCAGTCATCTTTCATCTGCTGTCCTGCACTACAGCACCTTCAACAAGATGAACCATAGACAATGAGCCCAACATATAGTCCTATTTCAGTTTTTCACAAACTGATaggggaaaaaataaaaggacaggCTTCTGGGATAGAACCTTCAGTTTATTACGTACAAATCGTGGCTCTTTGCATTTTCTGTTAAGCTCTCAGTTTTCACGAACGTACAACAAACGTCGAATGCAATCGCGCAGGTTTGCACAACTGTAACCTGCCGACACCCACATGCTGTCCATTCTCAGCAGAGGCATGTCACCACATTCAGAACTGAAAGCCACACACAGATCACCATAACAAAAGTGCAACTGCGATGAGCAGCACCACTTTACAGCCATTTCTCCACGCTGGAAGTTCCCTTCAGCACTGAACTTCAGGGCTCAGTAGGAGTAGTGGCAACACATCATATGGCCATATTATGGCAGGTGTCACATAGGCTGCTCGGAAAAGTGGCAGACGGCAAAAGCTTGTTCTTACACAACACTTCCCTGTTTTCTTTTCACAAATGAAGTGTGCTTTAGGATATTAACAGAGGTAGGCTGTGCAGCCTTCTGCAAGAAAAGGTAAAAATGTGCCGTTCTTCAACACGAAATACAGCTGTTAAGGTTTTTACCCTATCAGTTCAGCACTACTGGACACAGTTGCATGCACAACTCAGTAACGAGCTGCCCTCTCAAGCACAGCCAGGAAAAAGCCTCGCGTGAGAGAACTTTCCGGTCCCATGCGCACACAGCGGTCACCTAGTGGGCCCAGACCCCGAAAGGGCAGCTCAGGCAATGCGTGGGCAAGCACAAAACGTCCCCTGGACCATTCGAGCACCTCTGCCACCACGTCTTCATTCTCCTGCTTGAATGCAGAACAGGTCGAGTAGACGACGCGCTGGCAGTGCGGGAAGCGCAAGGCGTGCTTCAGCAGCATGGCCTGCAAGCAGCTCAGGCGCCGCACACGCTCTCTGCCCTCGTCACTGTTCGCGTCGGGTTCCAGACCCGGTCGGTTGCAGAGGCCTGAGCCGGTGCAAGAAGGGTCCACCAGGATGAGCTCAGTGGCACACTGGGGCTCTGCCTTTGGGTCGATTTCCAGAAAGTCTGCCTCCTGCACCTTACAGATGGACTTGAAGCCTGCATTCTGCACCAGGTCCCGTAGCGCCTGGAGTCTCTCCCCACTCTGGTCCACAGCCAGGATGTGTCTGCACCCAAAATATAACGGACATCGAGAGATGCTAAACTGCCGTGGGATAGCCTTTGTTCATGTTTGTTTCATGGTGGCATGCaatgttaaaggggctctgaaacaccttccgaggagagcacatcaactcactGAATCTTCTTGTCAtggacacctgagccaaatatatgcttctacagaggacccacaatcacgcgcaaaAGCGGgtgagccctttccggcgactttttcacgttcgcaccctcctctgtcacaccgctcctgcgtataccagttcagagatggctattggttagatccTTCCAGATGTCAGGCAGCTGCCATGGCCGCGGCGAACAAGCGACGTAGTTCTGGCAAGGCAGAAAGCACCGGTGGTGGGGACGGCATAGCAGCGCTGACCTTTCAATGTGCAAAAAtcgacgagaggagagggagacgcacgaagacactgaaattcaaattttgactacagataactcagcctctAAAGTGCCTgggaaaaattcttgctggaggatattcatgAAACAGCGTCCTTTAACATCACAGGCATACCGTAACTTTATTACAGCCCCTTTCAGAGCATATACGTCACTGATAaggcctaaacttgaatatgcatcagccatctgggatccccatcaaaactatctgaaggctaacctcgaaagagttcaaaatcgcgctgttagattcattcattccgcatactcatacgacatcagtgtatcgtctttgaaagctgaaattaacttgtcgcttctttcccatcgccggcgcattgctagcctctgcctttttcacaaattcttcaacggttcattgcacgaagcaccctacatcgtacgccgcatgcacatatctcagcgcactggtcatccgctccaagttgtccgtccacgctcccgtactactacattctcggcctcgttttttgcccgagcagcatctgactggaacggccttccccaccaagtcgccgccattacctgtccatcaagattccaccaggagataacgcagatgatgttagactagaacctcatgttatatccgtagccccaccccttatgtaatacccctgaattgggtctttaaggaaataaactgaactgaactgaactgaaacgATAATGATGATCAGCACCATGTACACACATGCATATGCTTGCATGGAGCTGTAAAGAATGGCAAGTTGCTACCTCAGCTATATTGTGTCTGAATACATCCTCAGTTACTTCAGAACCCAAAATGGCACATTTCCAGTTGTGATGTAATCAACGCACTCCAAAAAAACTTTGAATAATGCACCACTGCCAATATAGAACGGGCCCAGGTCAAATTTGGTCCAGGAGGCCCATCAGACTAAAAATAATACTTAAATACTTAAATGGACTTAAATACTGAAAGATGCCATTGGTTTCACACAAACGAACTGCCTGTCACTAACTGCACTGCACACCAGCCATGCTTTAGTTAACACAGTAAACCCATCTTCCCTTTTAGGCCAGGCAACCTGATGTCCTAGACACAAAAATATATGGAGAGGCTTTAAACGAACAGAAACCCTGGTGAGGCTGCACCCTCATCATGGTGCAACTGCTGAGATGAACCAAGGCTGTGGGCAGGGCACAAGCACAAGGTCAATTAGGTACTCACCCTGTGTTCTGCATAAGTGCTGCTGCATATGATGTCTTCATGCCTGGGGCTGCACAAGCGTCCAACAAAAATGCACCGGGCTGGGGGTTCAAAGCAACCACTGCCATGCCTGACGCCTGCAAAGCATTGCAGCCAAAGAATGCACATACTTCAATTAGCACGGCTTCCCAAAGCAAATTAAGCATGCTGCACACAGGTGCTCCTGCTGGTTAGACACCATGTTGAAAGGCAATGCATGTAATATCCACACCAAAGCGTACCGAAACTGCATGCCTGCACAACAAACTGCTTGGCCGCTGAGGGCATTCCAACGATTCATTCGTATGCTACGGTGGTGTTGAAGGGAGTCTGCCACAGACCACAATCAATGCAGTGGCTTTATTTGGCCTTGAAATTTACGGAAGAAAATAACACCAGCAAAATTAGCAGCTTTCAAGTATACAGCATTTTGACAGTGCAGCATCACAATCCTGACATTGTGACATTCAGTCAATGTGACATTCAGTCAATGTCTATGTGGGCATACTGCTGCAAAGCAAAGCTACGTACTGTCGAGTGAACACACAGTCAAACATGTTTACGCTTTAAATGCGCCAACTATTGCTTCAATTCATAACTGCAGCATAGAAGTCCTCCAATGTGTttaattaccatacaacttatgactAACAGTTCATGCGCACACTTTTGCGGACAACTTCTGTCTACAAATTCCGTCCAcgcactcatgagccaagaaaggcttgcgCCTCAAAACTAATCGCCGCTGAAGCGTTCATGGCAGCTGGTGGCAAGTTGGCTGCATTAATAAGATTCCCAATGGTAGACAGGGGAGTGCTCACCTTTTGCGTACAATGGCTTAATCACAACACAGCCCTGCGACGTAGCCATCCACATGAACGTAGTCATCCTGAGGCACTATCCAGCCAGCAATGCATTAACGACTCGTTGCCACAAATCTACAAGCGTCTGTTCCTGGGCCCATGTGCGATGAAAGTAGCGTAGCACAAGTGCACAAAAAATGTATCAGCTGCACTCCAACTATCTGACAGTCTGCACGTGGTACCAGAACAAAAGGTGAAGCCGGCGGGGGCAAACAACACATACCACGTGACGAGCATGACCAGCATGGCCGCAAAGGCATTCAAACTTTTCAAATTGCTGCTGCTAGTTGATCCACGACCATGCATATTAGCTTTGCTTTCGACGCTGCCACTGTCTCGCACCCAATGTGTTTCTGCTCACACGTGGGATGCTTTTTCCAGCCATCACACACGCAAGCACCGATTGACCTTACAAGCCATCAGTGCGCACTTGGCCAGCGGTTACCTGCAGTTTCAAATGCCCCCTTTTGTTGGTTTTCTGAGCTGACATGTCATTTCCAGGCAGTATCGCGGTAGCTGAGAGATGCCCTCCGGTATCCGTGCTAAGCTGGAAGCGAAACTTTTTCAGTTATGGGGAGTGTAAGGCCCTTGCTCATTCGGTATAATAGAGTAGCACAGCCACAGTTGTTCACTGTATCTGAGAGGAGTTCCAGTtgccttaaaggactatagacacatAATTTTATTCCatcttttaatgcgacagcgttatggagctcgtgtcgcaaaaaagccagtgtcggcggcggcgttggccgtgagcgaaaaatccctcctctccctcctcctcgcagtgtat
Protein-coding sequences here:
- the Nsun5 gene encoding nop2/Sun-like domain containing protein 5 isoform X1, which produces MAMAMDVPAFASSYQRVIYALEALKNKAQLAALVIQVAQKLPVLEAVVAQSSLLEQGLPKPLALVLVHEALFGKRPLPPGACPRFDQVLACRPQLEKALAAVPQTKAPLPLPRYARVNTLLLHTSAAIRLLEEAGFTRIRYPRRRGLAWFLERVRRLEPHEFLKDYHLRDWLVFGSGAQLSRLDLVRNTQILLQDKASGMAVVALNPQPGAFLLDACAAPGMKTSYAAALMQNTGHILAVDQSGERLQALRDLVQNAGFKSICKVQEADFLEIDPKAEPQCATELILVDPSCTGSGLCNRPGLEPDANSDEGRERVRRLSCLQAMLLKHALRFPHCQRVVYSTCSAFKQENEDVVAEVLEWSRGRFVLAHALPELPFRGLGPLGDRCVRMGPESSLTRGFFLAVLERAARY
- the Nsun5 gene encoding nop2/Sun-like domain containing protein 5 isoform X2; its protein translation is MPHQTWRNCPRTPRRYKVAARIVDALNQKPPQPVQSLLASAKYPNKAQLAALVIQVAQKLPVLEAVVAQSSLLEQGLPKPLALVLVHEALFGKRPLPPGACPRFDQVLACRPQLEKALAAVPQTKAPLPLPRYARVNTLLLHTSAAIRLLEEAGFTRIRYPRRRGLAWFLERVRRLEPHEFLKDYHLRDWLVFGSGAQLSRLDLVRNTQILLQDKASGMAVVALNPQPGAFLLDACAAPGMKTSYAAALMQNTGHILAVDQSGERLQALRDLVQNAGFKSICKVQEADFLEIDPKAEPQCATELILVDPSCTGSGLCNRPGLEPDANSDEGRERVRRLSCLQAMLLKHALRFPHCQRVVYSTCSAFKQENEDVVAEVLEWSRGRFVLAHALPELPFRGLGPLGDRCVRMGPESSLTRGFFLAVLERAARY